Proteins from one Mucilaginibacter jinjuensis genomic window:
- a CDS encoding GMC oxidoreductase has protein sequence MNNYHYDAIVIGSGISGGWAAKELTEKGLKVLLLDRGRNIEHIKDYTNANKAPWELPHRDAPTQQAMGDRPVVYKSGALNESNPDYWANEKENPYTQIKPYTWRRGYQIGGRSLTWGRQSYRWSDFDFEANLKDGVGVDWPVRYKDIAPWYDYVERFAGISGSHENLPQLPDGQFLPPMEMNVLEKDVAARIAKLYPNERRMIIGRTANLTVPLHGRTNCQYRNRCALGCPFGGYFSTQAATLPAAMATGNLTVRPWSIVTQILYDKDTKKAKGVEVLDAETKLTYQYTAKIVFLNASTFNSAWILMHSATDIWPGGLGSSSNELGHNIMDHHVGGGAAGIAEGYGDKYYYGRRANGIYIPRYRNLFNEKRDYVRGFGYQGGAGRETWSREIPEIQVGGDFKDALAEPGQWSMSIVSFGEVLPYHENKLTIDKSIKDKWGLDTLAIDMELKDNERKMEIDMEADAIEMLEKAGLQNVKGFERHKNIGATHEMGSARMGYDAKTSVLNKWNQVWDAPNVFVTDGSFMASSSCVNPSLTYMAFTARAANYAVEQLKMGAL, from the coding sequence ATGAATAACTATCATTACGATGCCATTGTGATTGGCTCGGGTATTTCGGGTGGATGGGCAGCTAAGGAGCTGACGGAGAAAGGTCTAAAAGTGCTTCTGCTTGATCGCGGCCGAAACATTGAACATATTAAGGATTATACCAACGCCAACAAAGCACCCTGGGAACTACCGCATCGCGATGCACCTACACAACAAGCTATGGGGGATAGGCCAGTAGTTTATAAAAGCGGCGCATTAAATGAATCGAACCCCGATTATTGGGCGAATGAAAAGGAAAACCCATATACCCAGATCAAGCCTTATACCTGGCGAAGGGGCTACCAAATTGGCGGCCGCTCCTTAACCTGGGGCAGGCAGAGTTACCGCTGGAGCGATTTTGATTTTGAAGCCAATTTAAAAGATGGCGTTGGGGTTGACTGGCCTGTGCGTTATAAAGATATTGCACCCTGGTACGATTATGTAGAACGCTTTGCCGGTATCAGCGGATCACATGAAAACCTCCCTCAACTGCCCGACGGCCAGTTTTTACCGCCAATGGAGATGAATGTTTTGGAGAAAGATGTGGCGGCACGCATAGCTAAATTATACCCCAATGAACGCAGAATGATCATTGGCCGTACCGCTAATCTCACCGTTCCTTTGCATGGACGAACCAATTGCCAGTACCGTAATCGCTGTGCTTTGGGCTGCCCGTTTGGTGGGTATTTCAGCACACAGGCAGCCACATTGCCAGCCGCTATGGCAACCGGGAATTTGACGGTGAGGCCATGGTCTATCGTTACGCAGATATTGTATGACAAGGATACTAAGAAAGCTAAAGGGGTAGAGGTGCTGGATGCAGAAACCAAACTTACTTATCAATACACCGCCAAAATAGTTTTCCTGAATGCCTCGACATTTAACAGCGCCTGGATCCTGATGCATTCGGCAACTGATATATGGCCGGGTGGATTGGGCAGCAGCAGTAATGAGTTAGGGCATAATATTATGGATCACCATGTAGGCGGAGGTGCTGCGGGCATTGCAGAGGGTTATGGCGATAAATATTATTACGGGCGGCGTGCTAATGGCATTTATATCCCACGGTATAGAAATTTGTTTAACGAGAAAAGGGATTATGTACGGGGTTTCGGTTACCAGGGTGGGGCGGGCCGTGAAACCTGGAGCCGGGAAATCCCGGAGATACAGGTTGGCGGAGATTTTAAGGATGCACTGGCCGAGCCTGGGCAATGGTCTATGTCTATCGTAAGCTTTGGTGAGGTATTACCTTACCACGAAAACAAGTTGACCATAGATAAAAGCATTAAAGACAAATGGGGCCTCGATACACTTGCTATTGACATGGAGTTGAAGGACAACGAGCGCAAAATGGAGATCGACATGGAAGCTGATGCTATTGAAATGTTAGAGAAAGCCGGTTTACAAAACGTAAAAGGTTTTGAACGTCACAAAAACATAGGTGCCACACACGAAATGGGTTCAGCACGGATGGGGTACGATGCTAAAACATCCGTATTAAACAAATGGAACCAGGTTTGGGATGCACCCAATGTATTTGTAACCGATGGTTCATTTATGGCCTCATCATCATGTGTAAACCCATCATTAACCTACATGGCGTTTACAGCACGTGCTGCTAATTATGCTGTTGAACAGTTGAAAATGGGGGCTTTATAA